Proteins from a genomic interval of Sulfurospirillum oryzae:
- a CDS encoding adenylosuccinate lyase, producing MHLSLSHDMLALTIEEDSKTFYYLQNIADKNFQKKIGRKDKMIIFKEQDELVQRRYFLKLISKIYLRKTGNVQQSHVIENSLDKSIKISLLKSNQVLQKMNINIDIEDNYAVVFHMGSHNTLFASYLKSYFKDHLVRIRPKNGTITLYPNSDVTVRLLEKLLAQKELFGCFVEFSYAMEDFLAYKKSFIAKRAKRSRHNALFSLLEEYFGILGCKFEDSFEIIRRNYLALVKKYHPDSCGLYDGDLHVKYVAKFQEVQNAYEMLKMHFKHLEAKSA from the coding sequence ATGCACCTTTCACTTTCACATGATATGCTTGCCCTTACGATAGAAGAAGATTCAAAAACGTTTTATTACCTTCAAAATATTGCTGATAAAAACTTTCAAAAGAAGATTGGACGTAAAGATAAGATGATTATCTTTAAAGAACAAGATGAGTTAGTACAACGTCGTTATTTCTTGAAACTTATCAGTAAAATATATCTTCGTAAAACAGGCAATGTACAGCAATCACATGTAATTGAAAATTCCCTCGATAAAAGCATTAAAATCTCTCTTCTCAAATCCAATCAAGTGCTTCAAAAAATGAACATTAATATTGACATTGAAGATAATTACGCTGTTGTCTTTCACATGGGATCACACAACACCCTTTTTGCATCGTATCTTAAAAGCTATTTTAAAGACCATTTGGTCAGAATTCGCCCTAAAAATGGCACGATTACGCTTTATCCAAACTCAGATGTGACTGTGCGTCTTTTGGAAAAACTTTTGGCACAAAAAGAGCTTTTTGGCTGTTTTGTTGAATTTTCTTATGCTATGGAAGATTTTCTAGCGTATAAAAAGAGTTTTATCGCAAAACGTGCTAAAAGAAGTCGCCATAACGCCCTCTTCTCTTTACTTGAGGAGTACTTTGGCATTTTAGGTTGTAAATTTGAAGATTCATTTGAAATTATTCGCAGAAACTATCTAGCCCTTGTTAAGAAGTATCATCCAGATAGTTGCGGTTTGTACGATGGAGATTTACATGTAAAGTATGTGGCAAAGTTTCAAGAAGTACAAAATGCCTATGAAATGCTCAAAATGCACTTTAAACACTTGGAAGCAAAAAGCGCTTAA
- a CDS encoding arginyltransferase, translating to MIEFSTLETKCSYLDGCKTRMEYKYIENATMELNQSLIERGWRRFGHYYSRPQCQSCQSCLSLRIDVKNYDFSHSAKRAFKKAEGIRYVIQSPTISTEHLELYDKYHRFMEHKRGWQYYNLKPQSYHELYVSGAHNFGKEVLYFHGEKLIGVDLIDFLDDGISSIYFYYDPDFEKLSLGRLSLYEQIIVAKEYDLDWIYLGYYVKDCQSLKYKASYQPYQILQGNPNLDEDAIWI from the coding sequence ATGATTGAATTTTCCACTTTAGAAACTAAATGCTCCTATTTAGATGGGTGTAAAACGCGCATGGAATACAAATATATTGAAAATGCAACAATGGAGCTTAATCAATCTCTTATTGAGCGTGGATGGAGACGTTTTGGACATTATTATTCAAGACCACAATGTCAGAGCTGCCAATCATGTCTAAGTCTTCGTATTGATGTAAAAAATTATGATTTTTCACACTCGGCAAAGCGTGCTTTTAAAAAGGCCGAGGGCATTCGTTACGTCATACAATCCCCTACAATTAGCACTGAGCATTTGGAACTTTACGATAAATACCACCGATTTATGGAACATAAACGTGGTTGGCAGTACTACAATCTCAAACCACAAAGCTACCATGAACTCTATGTCAGCGGTGCCCATAATTTTGGCAAGGAAGTCCTCTATTTTCATGGAGAAAAACTTATCGGCGTTGATCTTATAGATTTTCTCGATGATGGTATCTCTTCGATTTATTTTTACTATGACCCTGACTTTGAAAAGCTCTCTTTAGGCAGACTTTCTCTTTATGAGCAGATCATAGTAGCCAAAGAGTATGATCTAGACTGGATCTATCTTGGCTACTATGTCAAAGATTGCCAAAGCCTGAAATACAAAGCTTCTTATCAGCCTTATCAGATTCTTCAAGGCAATCCAAACTTAGATGAAGATGCTATCTGGATATAA
- a CDS encoding protein kinase domain-containing protein, with protein MLDDGVDVSGLAAYNMVGRTIKDKWEVKELLTKRPEDTGSYFSVPYIVEKDGVKYFMKAFDFGRFLSMAPPKHDGSQQETSEIFAKMINAYRYERDLSLHCQSNYVTKVAFVVDFSEEFIEGYTAGFVPCLIFEAADGDVRKALLASARLDDAWKFKSLHDIAVGLKQLHAIDVSHQDLKPSNILIYNKEQESKLCDLGRSVCHSISGPYSKLDFTGDRNYAPPEIWYYFSDQDWHKRSFAIDCYMLGSLIVFYFTKISMSALLINHIPQSFHFAVWKGDFKEILPYLEKAFAESLDVFEKSINDSYFKKNLRILVEQLCEPMPDKRGHPANIKKGRNPYSMERFISTLDLLRHKAEIRVKKEL; from the coding sequence ATGTTGGATGATGGCGTAGACGTAAGCGGATTAGCAGCATATAATATGGTTGGGCGGACAATTAAAGACAAATGGGAAGTCAAAGAGTTATTGACAAAAAGACCAGAGGATACAGGTTCTTATTTCTCAGTACCATATATCGTCGAAAAAGACGGAGTCAAATACTTCATGAAAGCTTTTGATTTTGGCCGTTTTCTATCCATGGCTCCTCCGAAGCATGATGGATCGCAACAAGAAACATCTGAAATTTTTGCAAAAATGATTAATGCTTATCGATACGAAAGGGATCTGTCGCTTCACTGTCAAAGTAACTATGTAACCAAAGTTGCCTTTGTCGTTGATTTTAGCGAAGAATTCATCGAAGGGTATACAGCAGGTTTTGTGCCGTGCTTAATTTTTGAGGCAGCTGACGGTGATGTGAGAAAAGCACTGCTTGCTTCGGCCAGACTTGATGATGCCTGGAAATTTAAATCCCTCCATGATATTGCCGTAGGCCTTAAACAACTCCACGCAATTGACGTCTCTCACCAAGACTTAAAACCCTCTAATATCTTGATATACAACAAAGAACAAGAAAGCAAACTATGTGATCTCGGACGCTCTGTATGTCATAGCATATCAGGACCTTACAGCAAATTAGATTTTACTGGTGATAGAAACTATGCTCCTCCAGAGATTTGGTACTATTTTTCTGATCAAGATTGGCACAAACGTTCTTTTGCAATTGATTGCTATATGCTTGGTAGCCTCATTGTGTTTTATTTCACAAAAATCAGTATGTCGGCACTTTTAATAAACCACATACCACAATCTTTCCATTTTGCGGTTTGGAAAGGTGATTTTAAAGAGATATTGCCATACTTGGAAAAAGCATTTGCTGAGTCATTGGATGTATTCGAAAAGAGCATAAATGATTCATATTTCAAGAAAAACTTAAGAATACTTGTTGAACAATTATGCGAACCAATGCCAGACAAAAGAGGACATCCTGCCAATATTAAAAAGGGAAGAAACCCCTATAGCATGGAAAGGTTTATTTCGACGCTTGATCTACTAAGGCATAAAGCCGAAATTCGTGTAAAAAAAGAATTGTAA
- a CDS encoding tetratricopeptide repeat protein, whose product MISVSTEHDRHVIPNWRSFGSTVSLGELDAYQTVERNFPKVYDIDEYIIDFQINKTTVHASELISAAIANNRLEAKEVEEAAYLILKNSDKVTSLQFDLAKQILSPELLHKQYINHHHEEDLLRYFEDHETRIKDKIKCARDSLKQFNFNPVLYVELSRYYSIIGEEAKSIHAMKIAMHLAKNNRFVFRCATRLFVHYHSEKNDYLEQMQRYLQKTPMVSHDPWLMSAEISLSTLLDRSSKFVKKGIGIIDSKNYAPFSLTELASNIATIEMFHGSRKRSKTLFKEALKAPNDNTLAQVKWALRKDPSLEGSLQVSLDSFDTKKKFEALTYDSYFGRKDFNETLTQAIHWLIDQPFSKDAAMFGSNIAATLVSDQDKAIALVKAGLLSHPDDPGLINNYAYSLSLDNRPDEALDMLNKMKASNIAEETKICLKATRGLALFRTRQHERIEEGRALYQEAISDTKKMNNSNLNWTAIINYAREELIHDSKNAVEIVKLLDMIPSETKNPSIDFLKSDLMGQCLDTMKSLVANSPK is encoded by the coding sequence ATGATTAGTGTTAGCACAGAACATGACAGACATGTAATTCCCAATTGGAGGAGCTTTGGTTCCACTGTGTCCTTGGGGGAATTAGATGCGTATCAAACTGTTGAAAGAAATTTTCCAAAAGTGTACGATATCGACGAATACATCATCGATTTTCAAATTAATAAAACAACCGTTCATGCTTCAGAGCTCATCAGTGCTGCGATCGCAAATAATCGATTAGAAGCAAAAGAAGTTGAAGAAGCAGCATATCTTATTTTAAAAAACAGTGATAAAGTAACAAGCTTACAATTTGATCTTGCAAAACAGATTCTCTCTCCAGAACTTTTACATAAACAGTATATAAATCATCATCATGAAGAGGATTTACTACGATATTTTGAAGATCATGAAACAAGGATTAAAGACAAAATCAAATGTGCACGAGATTCATTAAAACAATTCAACTTTAATCCTGTTTTATATGTTGAACTGTCGCGCTATTATTCAATTATTGGAGAAGAAGCAAAATCAATACACGCAATGAAAATAGCGATGCATCTAGCAAAAAACAATCGTTTTGTTTTTAGATGTGCCACAAGGCTTTTTGTGCACTATCATAGTGAAAAAAACGATTATTTAGAGCAAATGCAACGATATCTGCAAAAAACGCCGATGGTATCCCATGATCCGTGGTTGATGTCCGCAGAAATATCTTTGTCTACACTGTTAGATAGAAGCTCAAAGTTTGTAAAAAAAGGAATAGGAATTATTGACTCAAAGAACTACGCTCCTTTTAGTTTGACTGAGCTTGCAAGCAATATTGCTACGATCGAAATGTTTCATGGTAGCCGCAAAAGAAGCAAAACATTATTCAAAGAAGCGTTAAAAGCTCCAAATGACAATACTCTCGCACAAGTCAAATGGGCTTTACGTAAAGACCCATCGCTGGAGGGATCTTTACAGGTATCGTTGGATAGTTTCGATACCAAGAAAAAATTTGAAGCGCTAACCTATGATTCATATTTTGGAAGAAAAGATTTTAATGAGACACTAACGCAAGCGATTCATTGGCTAATCGATCAGCCCTTTTCAAAAGATGCGGCGATGTTCGGCTCCAATATAGCAGCGACACTAGTGAGCGATCAAGACAAAGCGATCGCACTCGTTAAAGCTGGTCTTTTAAGCCATCCTGATGATCCAGGGTTGATCAATAATTATGCGTACTCTTTATCACTTGATAATCGTCCGGATGAAGCATTGGATATGCTCAATAAAATGAAAGCAAGCAATATTGCAGAAGAAACAAAAATATGTTTAAAAGCGACACGAGGGCTTGCCCTATTTAGAACGAGACAGCATGAGCGAATAGAAGAAGGAAGAGCGCTATACCAAGAAGCGATCTCTGATACAAAGAAAATGAACAATTCTAATCTGAATTGGACGGCGATTATAAACTATGCTCGAGAGGAACTTATCCACGACTCAAAAAACGCTGTTGAGATTGTAAAGTTGCTTGACATGATTCCTTCGGAGACAAAGAACCCTTCAATTGATTTCCTAAAAAGTGATTTGATGGGTCAATGTCTCGATACGATGAAAAGTCTTGTCGCAAATAGCCCTAAATAA